CGTTCTCTCGGTGTAGCAATCGCTCTTGCAAGAGCCGGTTCTCACACTCCAAGTCCTCAATCCGATAGTCGCGCTCTCTACTGCAAAGGATTTCATCTTCTAGTTGCTTCTTCAGGGTTCGCACCTGGCTGCGCAACTGCACATTCTCGTGGCCCTGGTGTAGCGATGCGGATCCAGAGTTTTCCACTACGTCACCACCATACCCCACTGACATGAAGCGTGCCTTCTGTTGTGGAGTTAGCAGAATCCATATACTACGAAATGCCTCGTCTTTTTTCTGCATCTCCTGAAGTAAGGCGCAGTGCTCCTTGTTGCCTCGTTCAAGTTCCTCCTCTGTACTCGTCAAACGACTTTGCAGTACATCACAGAGATTTCTCTGATCCTCAAAGGCAGTTGTCAATCGTTCACATTCTTCAGCGCGCTCACCAGACGCCTTGAACCACGCAACTGTCTCTTCACGAATAACACGTTCAGTATATTCATGAAGAAGTTTAAGGTTGAGCTCTTCCAATTGGTCCGTTAATCCCGTGTTTTCGTTCGTCACCCTCTCTAACCGTTGCCGAAGTTCCTCGCAGCTTTTTTCCGTCTGCACAATATGTTTTCTTGCCTCCAGGAGCTCTGCCATAGTACGCTTCTGCTCACTGCGCATCGCTTCCACGGTCTTCGCCATTACCTGCTTTTGCTCGCTCATGCTATCAAACTGTTCTTGCATCCACCGAAAAGTGTCCGTTACCTTATGAAGCAACTCACTAGTTCCTACCTCCAATACGGCCTCTTCAAGAGTTTGTTGCGCTTCATCGCACTGCCGTACTCGTTGCTCCAGTTCCTGCCGAAGCTCCTCGGCTACGTCCCCACGCGACTCCAGTGAACAGAGATCCCGTTCGCGTTCACGCAAGACACTCTGGAAAATAGCACACTGGCGCTCTAGAGCCACCACATGGTCCCGAATCACTGGATCTTCGGCGCTGTTGGCGCCAGATGCATTGGCTAGTGAGTTTTCCGTGTTCGTTGCCGCATCACCATTTACCTTCTGGGGTTGTTCAggttcctttccttcatgATCCATACCATCGTTTGAATTGGGAGCATGCTTCTCCCTTCGTGTTAGGGATGAAAGTTGCTTTTCAATGTTCACCTCTTCTTGAAGTGTGGCGACACGGTGGCGCAAAGTTTCAATTTCCCGCGTAAGATTTCCATAAGCTTCCTCAAAACTACACCCATTCCTCATAAGCAAATCTCttactctttcttttgtctttgttaGAACGCACCGTTTTGCCGTTGTAGCAAAGTCAAGCGAACTCTTTGTTTCCGCAGCACTGCGTTTGTCGAGTGACACAGTCGCGATAAGAAGAAGATAACAGTCAGCGAGAGTCGATGCAAGGTAAAGCGTGAGCATCGACTCTCGGACTGGAAGTACATCCGCCTCCTCGGCCGTAGCCCTAATTACGGAGTGCAGAACTGAAAGTGACTTGTTTATGGCAATAGCTTCCCCTAGTTCGTCACCCACCACTCCTGTTCGCTTTACACGCTCCGACCCTGCCAAATCACCCAAAGTTAAGCGACTCGTAAACACTGGAATACCGCCAACACACTTTGTTACATGTAGGGAAAGCAGTACATGCGACCGGGAACTGCGTGCGTTTAACGCGTGGTGACTGACAAAACGCTTTCTCTGCGCTTCAGCGATGCGTGCAATTGCAAGAGTTGCATTCTGCACGAGGTAACGGGGCTCGGGAACCGCGGTGCCCAAAGGTTTTTGGAGCAGCATACCGTGTTCTGATTTCCCTCTCCCCAGCAAGTTGTAGGCATTGTTGgtgtatatttgtatataccaCAATTCTATAATGTCGTTCTCAGCGTCAAGGTTGTCAAACAAAGCATTGATAAAGGCGGGTGCCAAAACGTTAATTGTGTGCGTCTTCCCGCTCCCCGTTTGCCCGTAGCAGAGGACACAAGCATTGAAGCCAGCCCTCAGCTGCTCAACTATACCCGGAACTATCGACTCACATATTTCGCTATCACTCACTGACGGGCCAAAGACACGACCAAACTCATACGTACGTTGCACCTCTTTTGCCCCATCGGCAGTTGGTGTTATGACTGTAAGCATGTTCCCCTCTTCGGTTCCGGCGATGGGTGCGAAACAGGGTACCGGCCGAGTTGCGCCCCTTCCGGTCACCACAGGCCCGCCGTTAATATTGGAACTACTAGAAAGGCTCATGTTTGAGAGACTACCCCTCTCATCGCCCTGTCCGCCACCACCAATATTTGCTGCCTCTTCGGCACTTTTGGCACATTGGTTGGCACTGCCGAGACGGGCACTTTCTCGCCGACAACCTGTCCGTGGTGTTGTTGCTAACGTTCCAGTTTCAATAACGTACCTCAGGAGATTGCTATTGTCACTAGAAGGTTTTACACGGACTGCAACCCTCACAGCATCCTGGCTACTCTGCGACCCCCGCGGTGTCCGCTCAACCTTTCCACGGCAGCGGACAGGCGTACTCCCCTCCCGTTTCACTGTTGACTGAGTTGTCACCGGTGTCGTCGCACCGATTTGAGGTATACCCGCCAGTACCTGAGctgaggatgaagaagacATCATCTGCCTCACCTAGCAGGCAGGTGTACACTATTGTCACACTTCTTCCGTCTGATTCCCTCACCCCTTACGGTTCCAAGTAATGTCACGGGATTCCAAACCCTTATTTACTAAAAACAGGGTCAGATCTGTTGAGCGGTTCACCAAGTAGGTCCCAACCGCCTTTCGGAGCCCAGTGCGTCTTACCTACTTTATCCCTTGGGCGTTAAACCAATATAATTGACGTAGATCTTTGCCTGAAGCTAACTCTACAGAGTAATACAGCTCTCCAGCTACACCTAAAAAGAAGTGAGTTGCCCAACCAATTTAACTCTCTTCGTTTCTTCCATTTAATAAAGCAGAAATACATGTGAAAACAACATTTGGAAAGAGAGTTGCACAACCAAGTACATAAGCAGTCTCCACAGTAAAGCAAAATTAAAAGCGCATGCCCGTGAGCTTAGAGCATAGGAGGGCAATGGCCGTCGCCTCAACTTCACCACGTACGACATTCGACCCCATCTTCGGCATGTGATCCGTTCCCATCGTCACAGGAAGTGACTCACCGGTCAGTGCTGCTTCGTCAACGTCAATCACAC
The genomic region above belongs to Trypanosoma brucei brucei TREU927 chromosome 10, whole genome shotgun sequence and contains:
- a CDS encoding kinesin, putative, whose translation is MMSSSSSAQVLAGIPQIGATTPVTTQSTVKREGSTPVRCRGKVERTPRGSQSSQDAVRVAVRVKPSSDNSNLLRYVIETGTLATTPRTGCRRESARLGSANQCAKSAEEAANIGGGGQGDERGSLSNMSLSSSSNINGGPVVTGRGATRPVPCFAPIAGTEEGNMLTVITPTADGAKEVQRTYEFGRVFGPSVSDSEICESIVPGIVEQLRAGFNACVLCYGQTGSGKTHTINVLAPAFINALFDNLDAENDIIELWYIQIYTNNAYNLLGRGKSEHGMLLQKPLGTAVPEPRYLVQNATLAIARIAEAQRKRFVSHHALNARSSRSHVLLSLHVTKCVGGIPVFTSRLTLGDLAGSERVKRTGVVGDELGEAIAINKSLSVLHSVIRATAEEADVLPVRESMLTLYLASTLADCYLLLIATVSLDKRSAAETKSSLDFATTAKRCVLTKTKERVRDLLMRNGCSFEEAYGNLTREIETLRHRVATLQEEVNIEKQLSSLTRREKHAPNSNDGMDHEGKEPEQPQKVNGDAATNTENSLANASGANSAEDPVIRDHVVALERQCAIFQSVLRERERDLCSLESRGDVAEELRQELEQRVRQCDEAQQTLEEAVLEVGTSELLHKVTDTFRWMQEQFDSMSEQKQVMAKTVEAMRSEQKRTMAELLEARKHIVQTEKSCEELRQRLERVTNENTGLTDQLEELNLKLLHEYTERVIREETVAWFKASGERAEECERLTTAFEDQRNLCDVLQSRLTSTEEELERGNKEHCALLQEMQKKDEAFRSIWILLTPQQKARFMSVGYGGDVVENSGSASLHQGHENVQLRSQVRTLKKQLEDEILCSRERDYRIEDLECENRLLQERLLHRENEYKSLVALDQDYMDEREQMEGQIAHLYTYIEEHNMKQRTSERQLREVQIEWEKLNEEYCNSQREVAELTAKLNKAKEEIRIQEANKHVLKNRHQHESRERDMKLAVLQHQLAVKQRTTDEVSRRLGLAERRRQHVTATVTAHKHHSDLVRRKAMKRNPELLRCQVGQPITTSQLIRATSLQTSLKRGHSQRPQRDAPKGLLRSRSSVSVDAAAGMRWDSRSSSNNQNGYVRRRTFSLNKQRDAPARSKFARTNSTLVERPALFF